In one window of Blattabacterium sp. (Cryptocercus punctulatus) str. Cpu DNA:
- a CDS encoding lipoprotein signal peptidase: MKKIFLSIFPIILIDQILKIYIKTHFELGKGVPIFFIFFGFFFVENPGMAYGISIAPGYFGKILLSFFRFIVVLFIFFFLYKNIKKKSSNYLIIPTIFILSGAIGNLLDSFLYGLLFDTGTIYNQESHKWISYSGISNIFPWNGGYASLMKGCVVDMFYFPIFNIYIPSWTPFFWRILIFQFFKPVFNFSDFIISIGIILLLIFKKKLNM, translated from the coding sequence TTGAAAAAGATATTTTTAAGTATTTTTCCTATTATTTTAATAGATCAGATTTTAAAAATTTATATAAAAACTCACTTTGAACTAGGAAAAGGAGTTCCGATATTTTTCATTTTTTTTGGATTTTTTTTTGTAGAAAATCCTGGAATGGCATATGGTATATCTATTGCTCCTGGATATTTTGGAAAAATTCTTTTAAGTTTTTTTCGTTTTATTGTAGTTTTATTCATATTTTTTTTTCTTTATAAAAATATAAAGAAGAAATCTTCAAATTATTTAATTATTCCAACTATTTTTATCCTTTCAGGAGCTATCGGTAATCTTTTAGATAGTTTTTTATATGGATTATTATTTGATACAGGTACCATTTACAATCAAGAATCTCATAAATGGATTTCTTATTCTGGAATTTCAAATATATTCCCTTGGAATGGTGGGTATGCTTCCTTGATGAAAGGATGTGTAGTTGACATGTTTTATTTTCCTATTTTTAATATTTATATTCCTTCTTGGACTCCATTTTTTTGGAGGATATTAATTTTTCAATTTTTTAAACCAGTTTTTAATTTTTCTGATTTTATAATATCTATTGGAATTATTTTATTGTTAATTTTTAAAAAAAAATTAAACATGTAA
- the tuf gene encoding elongation factor Tu, protein MAKEKFKRDKPHLNIGTTGHVDHGKTTLTAAITKVLSKMGLAEEKSFDAIDNAPEEKARGITINTSHVEYETKKRHYAHVDCPGHADYVKNMITGAAQMDGAILVVAATDGPMPQTREHILLSRQVGVPKIIVFMNKVDQVDDPELLELVEMEIRELLSKYEYDGENIPIVQGSALGALNGEEKWIKKIQELMNILDEYIPDPVREMDKPFLMPIEDVFTITGRGTVATGRIETGIINTGDLVDIIGYWEKQLSSTVTGVEMFRKILDRGQAGDNVGLLLRGIEKKDIKRGMVIGKPGSIKPHKKFKAEVYILTKEEGGRHTPFHEKYRPQFYLRTTDVTGEIHLLGGIEMVMPGDNISMEVSLHQPVALSENLRFAIREGGKTVGAGQVIKLMD, encoded by the coding sequence ATGGCAAAAGAAAAATTTAAACGTGACAAACCACATTTAAATATAGGGACTACAGGTCACGTAGATCATGGAAAAACTACTTTAACAGCAGCCATTACAAAAGTGTTGTCAAAAATGGGACTTGCAGAAGAAAAAAGTTTTGATGCAATTGATAATGCTCCAGAAGAGAAAGCTAGAGGAATTACTATCAATACTTCTCATGTAGAATATGAAACAAAAAAAAGACATTATGCTCATGTAGATTGTCCTGGACATGCAGATTATGTTAAAAATATGATTACGGGAGCTGCTCAAATGGATGGTGCAATTTTAGTAGTTGCGGCCACGGATGGACCAATGCCTCAAACAAGAGAACATATTTTATTGTCACGTCAAGTTGGTGTTCCTAAGATAATTGTTTTTATGAACAAAGTCGATCAAGTAGATGATCCAGAATTATTAGAATTAGTAGAAATGGAGATCCGTGAATTACTATCCAAATATGAGTATGATGGAGAAAATATTCCTATTGTCCAAGGATCCGCTTTGGGGGCTTTAAATGGAGAAGAAAAATGGATTAAAAAAATTCAAGAACTTATGAATATTTTGGATGAATATATTCCAGATCCAGTTCGTGAAATGGATAAACCATTTTTAATGCCTATCGAAGATGTATTTACTATAACGGGAAGAGGAACCGTAGCTACAGGTCGTATTGAAACTGGAATTATAAATACAGGAGATTTAGTAGATATTATAGGATATTGGGAAAAACAATTATCATCTACAGTAACAGGAGTGGAAATGTTTCGTAAAATATTGGATCGTGGACAAGCTGGAGATAATGTAGGTTTATTATTGCGTGGAATAGAAAAAAAAGATATAAAACGTGGAATGGTCATTGGAAAACCGGGATCTATAAAACCTCATAAAAAATTTAAAGCAGAAGTTTATATTCTTACGAAAGAAGAAGGTGGTAGGCATACTCCTTTTCATGAAAAATATCGTCCTCAATTTTATTTAAGAACAACTGATGTTACGGGAGAAATACATTTATTAGGAGGTATAGAAATGGTGATGCCGGGAGATAATATCTCTATGGAAGTTAGTTTACATCAACCGGTTGCTTTAAGTGAAAATTTGCGTTTTGCTATTCGTGAAGGTGGTAAAACAGTTGGTGCTGGGCAAGTTATTAAACTTATGGATTAA
- a CDS encoding preprotein translocase subunit SecE yields MHNRIDILSYIILKKKNYFWGIYDEFFYCITWPKWINLQITTLIVSFFSIFLSIFLYGVDGLFIFFIKKLFSL; encoded by the coding sequence GTGCATAATCGTATAGATATATTATCGTATATAATTTTGAAAAAAAAAAATTATTTTTGGGGGATTTACGATGAATTTTTTTATTGCATTACATGGCCTAAGTGGATAAATTTACAAATTACTACATTAATAGTATCGTTTTTTTCTATATTTTTATCCATATTTTTATATGGTGTAGATGGTCTATTTATTTTTTTTATTAAAAAATTGTTTTCCTTATAA
- the nusG gene encoding transcription termination/antitermination protein NusG, producing MSNLERKWYVLKTISGQENKVKLYIENEIINNGFKECIGQVLVPIEKVIQMRRGKKIHREKVYYPGYVMIETNLEVETIHAIKNVPGVINFLSDGKGGSAIPMRKEEVNKMLGKMDQLSENYENISISFIIGETIKVIDGPFSGFNGTIEKINEEKRKLELAVLIFGRKTPLELNFTQIEKI from the coding sequence ATGAGTAATTTAGAAAGAAAATGGTATGTTTTAAAAACTATTAGTGGTCAAGAAAATAAGGTAAAATTATATATTGAAAATGAAATAATAAATAATGGATTTAAAGAATGTATAGGTCAGGTTTTAGTTCCTATTGAAAAAGTGATACAAATGAGAAGAGGAAAAAAAATTCACAGGGAAAAAGTTTATTATCCAGGATATGTCATGATAGAAACAAATCTTGAAGTAGAAACTATTCACGCAATTAAGAATGTTCCAGGTGTTATTAATTTTTTAAGTGATGGAAAAGGAGGATCTGCTATTCCTATGCGAAAAGAAGAGGTAAATAAAATGTTGGGAAAAATGGATCAATTATCCGAAAATTATGAAAATATTAGTATTTCATTTATAATTGGTGAAACTATCAAAGTCATAGATGGTCCTTTTAGTGGTTTTAATGGAACTATTGAAAAAATTAATGAAGAAAAACGAAAATTAGAATTAGCAGTTTTAATTTTTGGAAGAAAAACTCCTTTAGAATTAAATTTTACACAAATAGAAAAAATTTAA
- the rplK gene encoding 50S ribosomal protein L11 — protein MGKKIVKKIKIQKINGGNANPSPPIGPILGSSGVNIMEFCKKYNLKTKERKGEICPVIITIYEDKSFSFIIKKPPISIQLLNIIKVEKGSKEPNRSKIGKISLNQIKMIAKNKMEDLNCYSIKSAISMICGTARSMGIEIYKK, from the coding sequence ATGGGTAAAAAAATAGTTAAAAAAATAAAAATACAAAAAATCAATGGTGGAAATGCTAATCCATCACCACCTATTGGTCCAATTTTAGGAAGTTCTGGGGTAAATATAATGGAATTTTGTAAAAAATATAATTTAAAAACTAAGGAAAGAAAGGGGGAAATCTGCCCAGTAATTATTACTATCTATGAGGATAAATCTTTTTCTTTTATAATTAAAAAACCTCCAATATCTATTCAGTTACTAAATATAATTAAAGTAGAAAAAGGATCTAAGGAACCAAATCGTTCTAAAATTGGAAAAATAAGTTTAAATCAAATTAAAATGATTGCAAAAAATAAAATGGAAGATTTGAATTGTTATTCAATTAAATCAGCTATATCCATGATATGTGGAACTGCACGTTCTATGGGAATCGAAATTTATAAAAAATAA
- the rplA gene encoding 50S ribosomal protein L1, producing MSKKLTKNRKIILGKIDKNNKYSLEEAFTLIKKISFSKFDESIDISIRLGLDSRLSNQIVRGTVLLPHGIGKNICVLALVTKDKELESKEAGADYVGLEYIEKIKSGWIDIDVIVAIPSVMNQLGTLGKILGPRGLMPNPKLDTVSTNPGKSIKEIKSGKIIFKADRYGIIHSSIGRVSFSTKYLLNNLKIFINEVIRSKPSSSKGFYIKKIYLSTTMSPSILLDSKSFLKK from the coding sequence ATGTCAAAAAAATTAACTAAAAATAGAAAAATAATTTTAGGAAAAATAGATAAGAATAATAAATATTCTTTAGAAGAAGCTTTTACTCTTATTAAAAAAATTTCTTTTTCTAAATTTGATGAATCGATAGATATTTCTATTCGTCTAGGGTTAGATTCACGTTTGTCAAATCAAATAGTACGAGGAACTGTATTATTACCACATGGTATAGGAAAAAATATTTGTGTTTTAGCTTTAGTAACTAAAGATAAAGAATTGGAATCTAAAGAAGCTGGAGCGGATTATGTAGGATTAGAATATATAGAAAAAATTAAGTCTGGATGGATTGATATAGATGTAATAGTAGCTATTCCATCTGTGATGAATCAATTAGGAACTTTAGGAAAAATATTAGGTCCAAGAGGGTTAATGCCAAATCCTAAACTAGATACAGTATCTACAAATCCAGGAAAGTCGATTAAAGAAATTAAATCTGGAAAGATAATATTTAAAGCAGATCGTTATGGTATTATTCATTCTTCTATTGGAAGAGTCTCTTTTTCAACTAAATATTTATTGAATAATTTAAAAATTTTTATAAACGAGGTTATCCGAAGTAAACCATCTTCTTCGAAAGGATTTTATATAAAAAAAATTTATTTATCTACGACTATGAGTCCTAGTATATTATTAGATTCAAAAAGTTTTTTAAAAAAATGA
- the rplJ gene encoding 50S ribosomal protein L10: protein MNKEKKRKELLKLISILSDNETIYLIDISDLNSNQISILRKNFNQFFIQMRVVKNTLLKKALEKIKNKKLDSFFPILNGNTSILSSNLGGLPSKIIKKFHFKEKIEKPYLKAAYVEKSFYFGNKDLDILINFKSKKDLIIDILNLLQFPIEKILFSLKLGEYKIFKIIESLSS from the coding sequence ATGAATAAAGAAAAAAAAAGAAAAGAATTATTAAAATTAATTTCTATATTATCTGATAATGAAACAATATATTTAATTGATATTTCCGATTTAAATTCTAATCAAATTTCTATTCTTAGAAAGAATTTTAATCAATTTTTTATTCAAATGAGAGTAGTAAAAAATACTTTATTGAAAAAAGCTTTAGAAAAAATTAAAAATAAAAAATTAGATTCTTTTTTCCCTATTTTAAATGGAAATACCTCGATTTTATCATCTAATTTAGGAGGGTTACCATCAAAAATTATAAAAAAATTTCATTTTAAAGAAAAAATTGAAAAACCTTATTTAAAAGCTGCATATGTAGAAAAATCTTTTTATTTTGGAAATAAAGATTTGGATATATTAATTAATTTTAAATCTAAAAAAGATCTTATAATTGATATTTTGAATCTTCTTCAATTTCCAATTGAAAAAATACTTTTTTCCTTAAAATTAGGTGAATATAAAATATTTAAAATTATAGAATCATTATCATCGTGA
- the rplL gene encoding 50S ribosomal protein L7/L12, protein MIEKLAEKLVNLTVKQVNELSIFLKKKYGIEPSNTFLETSMDIPKNKEKNSEKEEKNIFNLILKSPGNSKLSVVKLVKEITGKGLKESKELVDNVPNILQESIDKKEAENLKKRFEDIGAEVELK, encoded by the coding sequence ATGATAGAAAAGCTAGCAGAAAAATTAGTTAATCTTACTGTAAAACAAGTTAATGAATTATCAATTTTTTTAAAAAAAAAATATGGGATTGAACCGTCAAATACTTTTTTAGAAACATCTATGGATATTCCTAAAAATAAAGAAAAAAATTCAGAAAAAGAAGAAAAAAATATTTTTAATTTAATATTAAAATCTCCAGGAAATTCTAAATTATCTGTAGTAAAATTAGTTAAAGAAATTACTGGTAAAGGACTTAAAGAATCCAAAGAATTAGTAGATAATGTTCCAAATATTCTTCAAGAGTCTATTGATAAGAAAGAAGCAGAAAATTTAAAGAAAAGATTTGAAGATATAGGAGCTGAAGTAGAATTGAAATGA
- the rpoB gene encoding DNA-directed RNA polymerase subunit beta has protein sequence MVNIEKFSEKSEERITFASVKKQVEYPDLLDIQIKSFKDFFQLDTKPENRKNEGLFKAFTENFPISDARNSFVLEFKGYSIDSPRYSIEECIERGLTYSVPLKAKLKLYCTDPEHEDFETVYQDVYLGTYPYMTPSGSFIFNGSERVIVSQLHRSPGVFFGQSHHANGTKLYSARIIPFKGSWIEFATDINNIMYAYIDRKKKLPMTTLLRAIGYERDKDILEIFNLAEEVKIIENNQNILDRTIAARILKIWHEDFVDEDTGEVVSIEKNKILIDRDIILKQEHIDIIIQNEIKTILLHKEGGKKKDYSIIYNTLQKDPTNSEKEAVEYIYRQLRNTEPPDEETAKGIIDKLFFSDSRYSLGPVGRYRLNKRLSLDIDPNYLVLTKEDIIAIVEHLNALFNSKKEVDDIDHLSNRRVKTVGEQLYTQFSIGLSRMARTIRERMNVRDNEVFMPIDLINSKTLSSVINVFFGTNQLSQFMDQTNPLSEITHKRRLSALGPGGLSRERAGFEVRDVNYSHYGRLCPIETPEGPNIGLISSLSVFAKINNMGFVETPYRFTSNGKVNLKSKIKYLSAEEEEGKVISQANSIDKSGNFISDRIIARKDGDFPIVKPKQVDYIDVAPNQIASISASLIPFLEHDDANRALMGSNMMRQAVPLLNPESPIVGTGLEKQIAIDSRILINAEKNGIVEYIDAKKIIIRYDQTEKEKLVSFNSEIKVYDLIKFRKTNQNTCITLKPIVKKGMRIVKGEILCEGYATENGELALGRNLRAAFIPCNGYNFEDAVLISEKVVSEDWFTSIHIDEYSLDVRDTKLGMEELTNDIPNVSEEATKDLDENGIIRVGAEVKPGDILIGKITPKGESDPTPEEKLLRAIFGDKAGNVKDASLRAEPSLFGIVIDTKLFTRSIKDKKSRAQDKIKIDYLEKEYDKKFLDLKNNFLKKLYTVLHGKVSKKIFLDEKKQKFIEKGTKFSLKLLNSISDYINISPYNWTFDVEINNIISEILHNYKISFNDLNSIMKHKKFSITIGDELPSGIIKMAKVYIAKKRKLKVGDKMAGRHGNKGVVARILREEDMPFLEDGSPVDIVLNPLGVPSRMNIGQIYETVLGWAGYKLGIKFSTPIFDGASIEKITEYTKKAGIPNFGTTYLFDGGTGERFDQPATVGIIYMLKLGHMVDDKMHARSIGPYSLITQQPLGGKAQFGGQRFGEMEVWALEAFGASNILREILTVKSDDVIGRAKTYESIVKGDPIPEPNNPESFNVLCYELKGLGLDINLEE, from the coding sequence TTGGTAAATATAGAAAAATTTTCAGAAAAATCAGAAGAAAGAATTACTTTTGCATCAGTAAAAAAACAAGTAGAATATCCTGATTTATTGGATATTCAAATAAAATCATTTAAAGATTTTTTTCAACTTGATACAAAACCAGAAAATAGAAAAAATGAAGGTTTATTTAAAGCTTTTACCGAAAATTTTCCAATTTCAGATGCAAGAAATTCTTTTGTTTTAGAATTTAAAGGATATTCCATAGATTCTCCTAGATATTCTATAGAAGAGTGTATAGAAAGAGGATTAACTTATAGTGTCCCTTTAAAAGCTAAATTAAAATTATATTGTACAGATCCTGAACATGAGGATTTTGAAACTGTATATCAAGATGTATATTTAGGTACTTATCCATATATGACTCCTTCTGGATCTTTTATTTTTAATGGATCAGAACGGGTAATTGTATCTCAATTACATCGTTCGCCAGGAGTTTTTTTTGGTCAGTCCCATCATGCAAATGGAACTAAATTATATTCCGCAAGAATTATTCCTTTTAAAGGATCTTGGATTGAATTTGCTACAGATATCAATAATATTATGTATGCGTATATTGATAGAAAGAAAAAATTACCAATGACGACTTTACTTCGTGCTATTGGATATGAAAGAGATAAAGATATATTAGAAATATTTAATCTAGCGGAAGAAGTTAAAATAATAGAAAATAATCAGAATATTTTAGATAGAACTATTGCTGCTAGAATATTGAAAATATGGCATGAAGATTTTGTAGATGAAGATACTGGTGAAGTAGTCTCCATAGAAAAAAATAAAATTTTAATAGATAGAGATATTATTCTAAAACAAGAGCATATAGATATTATTATTCAAAATGAAATAAAAACAATTCTTTTGCATAAAGAAGGAGGAAAAAAAAAAGATTATTCTATTATTTATAATACTTTACAAAAAGATCCTACTAATTCTGAAAAAGAAGCTGTAGAATATATATATAGACAACTTAGAAATACCGAACCTCCTGATGAAGAAACTGCTAAGGGAATTATAGATAAACTTTTTTTTTCAGATTCTAGATATAGTTTAGGACCTGTTGGGAGATATCGTTTAAATAAACGTCTTAGTTTAGATATAGATCCCAATTATTTAGTTTTAACTAAAGAAGATATTATTGCTATAGTTGAACATTTGAATGCATTGTTTAATTCTAAAAAAGAAGTAGATGATATTGATCATCTATCTAATAGACGTGTAAAAACTGTCGGAGAACAACTTTATACTCAATTTAGTATTGGATTATCTAGAATGGCTAGAACTATTAGAGAGAGAATGAATGTTCGAGATAATGAAGTTTTTATGCCTATAGATTTGATTAATTCTAAAACATTATCTTCCGTTATAAATGTTTTTTTTGGAACTAACCAATTATCTCAATTTATGGATCAAACAAATCCATTATCTGAAATAACTCATAAAAGAAGATTATCAGCTTTAGGGCCAGGTGGATTATCTAGAGAAAGAGCTGGATTTGAGGTTAGAGATGTAAATTATTCTCATTATGGAAGATTATGTCCAATTGAAACTCCAGAAGGTCCTAATATTGGTTTAATTTCTTCTCTTTCTGTTTTTGCAAAAATTAATAATATGGGATTTGTAGAAACTCCTTATAGATTTACTAGTAATGGAAAAGTAAATTTAAAATCTAAAATTAAATATTTAAGTGCAGAAGAAGAAGAAGGTAAAGTAATTTCACAAGCTAATTCTATAGATAAATCTGGAAATTTTATATCTGACCGAATTATTGCTCGTAAAGATGGTGATTTTCCAATAGTAAAACCAAAACAAGTAGATTATATAGATGTAGCACCTAATCAAATAGCTTCTATTTCAGCTTCTTTAATTCCTTTTTTGGAACATGATGATGCTAATAGAGCACTTATGGGATCTAATATGATGCGTCAAGCCGTTCCATTATTAAATCCTGAATCACCTATTGTTGGAACTGGATTGGAAAAACAAATAGCAATAGATTCTCGAATTTTAATTAATGCAGAAAAAAATGGAATAGTAGAATATATTGATGCAAAAAAAATAATTATTCGTTATGATCAAACGGAAAAAGAAAAATTAGTAAGCTTTAATTCCGAAATTAAAGTTTATGATTTAATAAAATTTAGAAAAACAAATCAAAATACATGTATTACTTTAAAACCTATTGTTAAAAAAGGAATGAGGATAGTAAAAGGGGAAATTTTATGTGAAGGATATGCAACTGAAAATGGAGAATTAGCATTAGGAAGAAATTTAAGAGCAGCTTTTATTCCTTGTAATGGATATAATTTTGAAGATGCTGTACTAATTTCAGAAAAAGTAGTTAGTGAAGATTGGTTCACATCAATACATATAGATGAATATTCTTTAGATGTACGGGATACAAAATTAGGGATGGAGGAATTAACAAATGATATTCCAAATGTTAGTGAGGAGGCTACTAAAGATTTGGATGAAAATGGAATTATTCGTGTTGGAGCTGAAGTTAAACCTGGGGATATTCTTATTGGAAAAATAACTCCAAAAGGAGAATCGGATCCAACACCAGAGGAAAAATTATTAAGAGCTATTTTTGGCGATAAAGCTGGAAATGTAAAAGATGCTTCTTTAAGGGCAGAACCTTCTTTATTTGGTATTGTAATTGACACAAAATTATTTACTAGAAGTATAAAAGATAAAAAATCTAGAGCTCAAGATAAAATAAAAATAGATTATCTAGAAAAAGAATACGATAAAAAATTTTTAGATTTAAAAAATAATTTTTTAAAAAAATTATATACAGTTTTACATGGAAAAGTTTCTAAAAAAATTTTTTTAGATGAAAAAAAACAAAAATTTATAGAAAAAGGTACAAAATTTAGTCTAAAACTATTAAATAGTATATCTGATTATATAAATATTTCTCCATATAATTGGACTTTTGATGTAGAAATTAATAATATTATATCAGAAATATTGCATAATTATAAAATATCATTTAATGATTTAAATAGTATTATGAAACATAAAAAATTTTCTATTACTATCGGAGATGAATTACCTTCTGGAATTATTAAAATGGCTAAAGTTTATATTGCAAAAAAAAGAAAATTAAAAGTAGGAGATAAAATGGCAGGTAGACATGGTAATAAAGGAGTTGTAGCACGTATTCTTCGTGAAGAAGATATGCCTTTTTTAGAAGATGGTAGTCCAGTAGATATTGTATTAAATCCATTAGGAGTTCCGTCTAGAATGAATATTGGACAAATATATGAAACAGTATTAGGTTGGGCAGGATATAAATTAGGTATTAAATTTTCTACCCCTATATTTGATGGAGCTAGTATAGAAAAAATAACAGAATATACAAAAAAAGCGGGTATCCCAAATTTTGGGACTACTTATTTATTTGATGGAGGGACAGGAGAAAGATTTGATCAACCTGCAACAGTTGGTATTATATATATGTTGAAATTAGGTCATATGGTAGATGATAAAATGCATGCTCGTTCCATAGGTCCATATTCACTTATAACTCAACAACCTTTAGGAGGAAAAGCTCAATTTGGAGGTCAACGTTTTGGAGAAATGGAAGTTTGGGCTTTAGAAGCTTTTGGAGCATCTAATATTTTACGTGAAATATTAACTGTCAAATCAGATGATGTAATAGGAAGAGCTAAAACTTATGAATCTATAGTTAAAGGAGATCCAATTCCAGAACCAAATAATCCAGAATCTTTTAATGTTTTATGTTATGAATTAAAAGGATTAGGTTTGGATATTAATTTAGAAGAGTGA